A genomic region of bacterium contains the following coding sequences:
- a CDS encoding PE family protein, with protein MGSDRKRRKVRSPLYFLVTVFLALAVPMFYIGIAVPIAHATNSGNGNGTGTATGGAGGSFNGGSTGSSATATGTGGDNNGNGGNGGPAAGNGGSQNNGAGAGNGGDAGDGGDGGDNSGNGTATGTGGAGGSFNTTGGVGGGASGTAQGGSGNSNGGVGGSGGNGGNSNEAVGNDSSAGNGGDGGDGGEAGDKNGNGNGTGTGGAGGSNNLSGGNGGSGTGKGTGGGTNGNGGAGGNGGTSGGANSAFGDGTSAGNAGEGGGGGEGGDKNGNGIGKGSGGAGGDENSGGGNGGAGNGTGTGGSHNGNGGAGGSGGGSGNSNSAGHDGNSNDGSSTSLSDEGTGDGVGGTGISGGGGDAGNAGRGGKGGSGGDENGNGIGTGSGGAGGSENLVGGTGGSGTGVGNGGSNNGNGGNGGNGGTSGGANTAGNGGDGKGGLGDGVGVSGGTGVGIGGDGSGGEGGDAGNAGKGGKGGSGGDENGNGIGTGTGGAGGDENTSGGTGGAGSGTGTGGSNNGNGGNGGTGGSTGNSNSAGTGGNGTGGDGVGVGVDGGVGVGIGGNGSGGDGGDAGNGGSGGRGGRGGDKNGNGIGTGTGGAGGDENSGGGNGGNGTGTGTGGSDNGNGGNGGNGGSSGSSNTAGNGGNGTGSVGSGVGAAEGSVGNGIGGNGSGGDGGDAGNAGNGGKGGSGGDENGNGIGTGTGGAGGDENSGGGNGGNGIGAGTGGSDNGNGGAGGNGGSSGSSNTAGSGGNGFGGTGVGVGDTKDSVGVGIGGNGSGGDGGDAGGGGKGGSGGEGGDE; from the coding sequence GTGGGTAGCGATCGTAAGCGGCGGAAGGTGCGGAGTCCATTGTACTTTTTGGTGACGGTGTTTTTGGCACTCGCGGTGCCGATGTTCTACATCGGGATCGCGGTTCCCATAGCGCACGCCACGAACAGCGGCAATGGCAATGGGACGGGGACCGCCACGGGCGGCGCGGGCGGCTCGTTTAACGGCGGGTCGACCGGATCCAGCGCCACCGCGACAGGCACTGGCGGGGACAACAATGGGAATGGGGGGAACGGTGGCCCTGCGGCGGGCAACGGCGGCAGCCAAAACAACGGAGCTGGGGCCGGGAACGGTGGCGACGCGGGCGATGGCGGAGATGGTGGCGATAATAGCGGGAACGGGACGGCCACAGGCACGGGCGGTGCCGGGGGTAGTTTCAACACCACCGGTGGCGTCGGCGGCGGCGCGAGCGGCACGGCCCAGGGTGGGAGTGGTAACAGCAACGGCGGGGTCGGCGGGAGTGGCGGGAACGGGGGAAACTCCAACGAAGCCGTAGGGAACGATAGCTCGGCGGGGAACGGTGGCGACGGCGGGGACGGCGGCGAGGCTGGCGACAAGAACGGGAACGGCAACGGTACGGGCACCGGCGGCGCCGGCGGGAGTAATAACCTCTCTGGCGGTAACGGCGGTAGCGGCACGGGCAAGGGCACGGGCGGCGGCACCAACGGGAACGGGGGCGCGGGCGGTAACGGTGGGACCAGCGGAGGCGCCAATTCCGCGTTCGGCGACGGGACCTCTGCCGGGAACGCCGGCGAGGGTGGCGGCGGCGGTGAGGGCGGCGACAAGAACGGGAACGGGATCGGAAAGGGCAGCGGCGGGGCCGGCGGAGATGAGAACTCCGGCGGCGGCAACGGCGGTGCGGGGAACGGCACCGGCACGGGCGGGAGCCACAACGGGAACGGCGGCGCGGGCGGCAGCGGCGGCGGCAGCGGGAATAGCAACAGCGCCGGCCACGATGGCAACAGCAACGATGGCAGCAGCACCAGCCTCAGCGATGAGGGGACCGGCGATGGCGTCGGGGGCACGGGGATTAGCGGTGGTGGTGGGGATGCGGGGAACGCAGGGAGGGGCGGCAAGGGCGGCAGCGGCGGCGACGAGAACGGGAACGGGATCGGCACGGGCAGCGGTGGGGCCGGCGGGAGCGAGAACCTCGTTGGCGGCACCGGCGGGTCCGGGACGGGCGTAGGCAACGGCGGCAGCAATAACGGGAACGGCGGGAACGGCGGGAACGGCGGCACAAGTGGGGGCGCCAACACCGCCGGGAACGGGGGCGACGGCAAGGGCGGATTGGGTGACGGGGTGGGCGTCAGCGGCGGCACCGGTGTGGGCATCGGCGGTGACGGTAGTGGTGGTGAAGGTGGGGATGCCGGGAACGCGGGCAAAGGCGGGAAGGGCGGCAGCGGCGGCGACGAGAACGGCAACGGGATCGGCACGGGCACAGGCGGGGCCGGTGGGGACGAGAACACGAGCGGCGGAACCGGCGGGGCCGGGAGCGGCACGGGCACGGGGGGCAGCAACAACGGCAACGGCGGGAATGGGGGGACCGGCGGGAGCACGGGCAATAGCAACTCGGCCGGGACCGGCGGCAATGGGACTGGCGGCGACGGCGTCGGTGTGGGCGTCGATGGTGGTGTTGGTGTCGGCATCGGCGGGAACGGAAGTGGCGGTGATGGTGGGGATGCCGGGAACGGCGGGAGTGGGGGCAGGGGCGGCCGCGGTGGGGACAAGAATGGGAACGGGATCGGCACGGGCACGGGCGGGGCCGGCGGGGATGAGAACTCCGGCGGCGGCAACGGCGGGAACGGCACCGGCACGGGCACGGGCGGCAGTGATAACGGCAATGGCGGCAACGGCGGGAACGGTGGGAGCAGTGGGAGCAGCAATACGGCGGGCAACGGCGGGAACGGGACCGGATCCGTCGGCAGCGGTGTGGGCGCCGCCGAAGGTAGTGTCGGGAACGGCATCGGCGGCAATGGCAGTGGTGGCGATGGTGGGGATGCCGGGAACGCGGGCAACGGTGGGAAGGGCGGCAGCGGTGGCGATGAGAACGGCAACGGGATCGGCACGGGCACGGGCGGAGCCGGCGGGGATGAGAACTCCGGCGGCGGCAACGGCGGGAACGGCATCGGCGCGGGCACAGGCGGCAGTGATAACGGCAACGGCGGCGCCGGCGGGAACGGTGGGAGCAGTGGGAGCAGCAATACGGCGGGCAGCGGCGGTAACGGGTTCGGTGGCACTGGCGTCGGGGTTGGCGATACCAAGGACAGCGTTGGGGTCGGCATCGGCGGGAACGGTAGTGGCGGTGATGGCGGCGATGCGGGCGGCGGTGGCAAGGGCGGCAGTGGCGGTGAGGGCGGCGATGAGAA
- a CDS encoding RidA family protein — protein sequence MTKRVIKTEQAPPAIGPYSQAVVGGGMVFAAGQIPLDPRTGQSVPGDVRVQTRRVLDNLKAVLEAAGSSMDKVVKTTVFLRDLNDFGAMNEIYGEYFKESPPARSTVQVAKLPRDAAVEIEAVALA from the coding sequence ATGACGAAGCGGGTAATCAAAACCGAACAGGCTCCTCCGGCCATCGGCCCCTACTCGCAGGCCGTCGTGGGCGGTGGCATGGTCTTCGCAGCCGGTCAGATTCCGCTCGACCCGCGCACCGGGCAATCGGTCCCGGGGGACGTCCGCGTTCAGACCCGGCGGGTCCTGGACAATCTGAAGGCCGTCCTCGAGGCCGCCGGGTCCTCGATGGACAAGGTGGTGAAGACCACCGTGTTCCTGCGCGATCTCAACGATTTCGGAGCGATGAACGAGATCTACGGCGAGTATTTCAAAGAAAGCCCTCCGGCGCGGTCCACCGTCCAGGTGGCCAAGCTTCCGCGGGACGCCGCGGTCGAGATCGAAGCCGTGGCGCTGGCGTAG